The following proteins are co-located in the Dromiciops gliroides isolate mDroGli1 chromosome 2, mDroGli1.pri, whole genome shotgun sequence genome:
- the MAPKBP1 gene encoding mitogen-activated protein kinase-binding protein 1 isoform X3 — translation MMSVEGSTITSRIKNLLRSPSIKLRRSKAGNRREDISTKVTLEKVLGITVSGGRGLACDPRSGLVAYPAGCVVVLFNPRKHKQHHILNSSRKTITALAFSPDGKYLVTGESGHMPAVRVWDVAERNQVAELQEHKYGVACVAFSPSAKYIVSVGYQHDMIVNVWSWKKNIVVASNKVSSRVMAVSFSEDCSYFVTAGNRHIKFWYLDDSKTSKVNTTVPLLGRSGLLGELRNNLFTDVACGRGKKADSTFCITSSGLLCEFSDRRLLDKWVELRNTDSFTTTVAHCISVSQDYIFCGCADGTVRLFNPSNLHFLSTLPRPHALGTDIASITEASRLFSGTADAKYPDTIALTFDPTNQWLSCVYNDHSLYVWDVRDPKKVGKVYSALYHSSCVWSVEVYPEVKDSNQACLPPSSFITCSSDNTIRLWNTESSGIHGSALHRNILSNDLIKIIYVDGNTQALLDTELPGGGDKSDGSLVDTRVGIRSVCISPNGQHLASGDRVGTLRVHELQSLSEMLRVEAHDSEILCLEYSKPDTGLKLLASASRDRLIHVLDAGREYSLQQTLDEHSSSITSVKFAASDGQVRMISCGADKSIYFRTAQKSGDGVQFTRTHHVVRKTTLYDMDVEPSWKYTAIGCQDRNIRIFNISSGKQKKLYKGSQGEDGTLIKVQTDPSGIYIATSCSDKNLSIFDFSSGECVATMYGHSEIVTGMKFSNDCKHLISVSGDSCIFVWRLSSEMTISMRQRLAELRQRQRGGKQQGLSSPRRASGLSRREAPPVLSPVPALSSDSDKDGEDEGTEEEELPALPILAKGAKKDPASARGPALPRSLSHWEMSRAQEGVEFLDPAPATSQGPRRRGRWAQPGVELSVRSMLDLRQLETLSSAPRPPSQESLAQESLTQAPPVLEKPSQQAPVDAHPSQNGGIPRPLTSKPCSCSQVIQMISQEEGVFTQELEQINNEDGIVYPEPGNCPPLDTSEFQAQALPHGPLGRVYPSSRGTEKHSPDSACSVDYSSSRLSSPEHPNEDSESTEPLSVDGISSDLEEPAEGEEEEEEAEEDGGTGSGGPGRPPERSEPQSISSRFLSQVQTPTLRELSLSSSRPVLPQRPIRVLQASSEKPSSGATSPPGVPPEAEPIPGGSDPQPVAPVLRRRRLNLDSSWIHKKTALPGSGGGLQKAQSVHNLVSRDEPPLPGPVPLQHSDIQEGLGSLTQADSRPTRPRSYLNPTTSSMAKMSRSTSVGENLGQGELAETQVPNPIRITSISKLALPSRAHLVLDIPKPLPDRPSLAAFSPGAKGRASCEAQQLGSPGGLGKKSATPEGRACLGEGTILTPRTECQDQPGPQSSCAQELPATCLPRGPENLQPPSPEKTPSPMEPSRPGASLSQDSEPVPMVSMEQCQRLVAELRSSMHQAVQLYRLVASTRTPSAEQSQIAQFLNDTFSSVRQELEALAGVMTASPSGSPSAVGTEQTQALLEQYSELLLQAVERRMERRL, via the exons GTAACCTTGGAGAAGGTGCTGGGAATAACAGTGTCTGGAGGCAGAGGACTGGCTTGTGACCCCCGGTCAGGTCTGGTTGCATACCCTGCTGG ATGTGTAGTTGTTTTATTCAATCCCCGGAAGCACAAACAGCACCACATCCTCAACAGTTCCAG GAAAACCATCACTGCTCTTGCCTTCTCTCCAGATGGCAAGTACCTGGTCACTGGAGAG AGTGGGCACATGCCTGCTGTCCGTGTGTGGGATGTGGCTGAGCGTAACCAGGTGGCAGAACTACAAGAACACAAGTATGGCGTGGCCTGTGTGGCTTTTTCCCCCAGCGCCAAGTACATTGTCTCCGTGGGCTATCAGCATGACATGATTGTCAATGTCTGGTCCTGGAAG AAAAACATCGTGGTAGCTTCCAACAAGGTTTCAAGTCGAGTGATGGCTGTGTCCTTTTCTGAGGACTGCAGCTACTTTGTTACTGCTGGCAACCGGCACATCAAATTCTGGTACCTGGATGACAGTAAGACTTCAAAG GTGAATACCACAGTGCCCTTGCTGGGCCGCTCAGGGCTGCTGGGAGAGCTTCGGAACAATCTTTTTACTGATGTGGCATGTGGCCGAGGCAAGAAAGCAGACAGCACTTTCTGCATCACCTCTTCTGGGCTGCTGTGTGAATTTAGTGATCGAAGGCTATTGGACAAATGGGTGGAACTCCGG AATACAGACAGCTTCACA ACAACAGTGGCCCACTGCATTTCGGTCAGCCAAGACTACATCTTCTGTGGCTGTGCTGATGGGACCGTGCGTCTGTTCAACCCCTCTAATCTTCACTTCCTCAGTACACTGCCCCGGCCCCATGCCCTGGGGACTGACATCGCCAGCATCACCGAAGCTAG CCGCCTCTTCTCTGGTACAGCTGATGCCAAGTACCCAGACACCATTGCCCTGACCTTTGATCCTACTAATCAGTGGCTGTCTTGCGTATACAATGACCATAGCCTCTATGTATGGGATGTAAGGGACCCCAAGAAAGTGGGCAAAGTGTACTCAGCCCTTTACCATTCTTCTTGCGTCTGGAGTGTGGAG GTATACCCTGAGGTAAAGGACAGTAACCAAGCCTGCCTGCCCCCCAGCTCCTTCATCACCTGCTCCTCAGATAATACTATCCGCCTGTGGAACACGGAGAGCTCAGGCATCCATGGCTCTGCACTACACCGCAACATCCTCAGTAAT GACCTGATCAAGATCATCTATGTGGATGGGAACACCCAGGCCCTGCTGGACACAGAGCTGCCAGGGGGTGGAGACAAATCCGATGGGTCATTGGTAGATACCCGTGTTGGAATCCGTTCTGTTTGCATCAGCCCCAATGGGCAGCACCTGGCATCAGGGGACCGGGTAGGGACGCTTAG GGTACATGAACTGCAGTCCCTGAGTGAGATGCTGCGGGTCGAGGCCCATGACTCAGAGATTCTTTGCCTGGAATATTCTAAGCCAGACACAG GTTTAAAGCTGCTGGCCTCAGCAAGCAGAGACCGTCTTATCCATGTACTGGATGCTGGCCGGGAATATAGTTTGCAGCAGACGCTGGACGAACATTCTTCTTCTATCACTTCAGTCAAGTTTGCGG CAAGTGATGGACAGGTCCGCATGATCAGCTGTGGAGCAGACAAGAGCATCTACTTCCGTACTGCACAGAAG TCTGGAGATGGGGTGCAATTTACACGGACGCACCATGTGGTGCGAAAGACAACCCTGTATGACATGGATGTGGAACCCAGCTGGAAATACACAGCCATTGGCTGCCAGGACAGAAATATTAG gATCTTTAATATCAGCAGTGGGAAGCAGAAGAAACTCTACAAAGGGTCCCAGGGGGAGGATGGGACCCTCATCAAG GTTCAAACGGACCCCTCGGGCATCTATATTGCTACCAGCTGTTCAGACAAGAACCTCTCCATTTTTGATTTCTCCTCGGGAGAGTGTGTAGCTACCATGTATGGCCATTCAG AGATTGTCACTGGCATGAAGTTCAGCAATGACTGCAAACATCTCATCTCTGTATCAGGAGACAG CTGCATCTTTGTGTGGCGCTTGAGCTCCGAGATGACCATCAGCATGCGGCAACGTTTGGCTGAGCTTCGGCAACGCCAGCGAGGGGGCAAGCAGCAGGGGCTGTCATCCCCTCGAAGGGCCTCTGGACTCAGCCG TCGAGAGGCCCCTCCAGTGCTTTCTCCAGTACCAGCCCTTTCCTCAGACAGTGACAAAGATGGGGAAGATGAGGGCACTGAGGAAGAAGAGCTGCCAGCTTTGCCCATTCTTGCCAAGGGCGCCAAGAAAGATCCAG CTTCAGCTCGAGGTCCAGCCCTGCCCCGAAGCCTGTCCCACTGGGAAATGAGTCGG GCTCAGGAGGGAGTAGAATTCCTGGACCCAGCTCCTGCCACCAGCCAAGGTCCCCGAAGACGAGGACGGTGGGCCCAGCCAGGTGTAGAACTAAGCGTCCGCTCCATGTTGGACCTTAGGCAGTTGGAGACACTGTCCTCAGCACCTCGGCCACCCAGCCAGGAATCTCTGGCACAGGAGTCCCTGACTCAGGCCCCGCCTGTCCTGGAGAAACCTAGCCAACAGGCCCCTGTGGATGCCCATCCCAGCCAG AATGGCGGTATTCCCCGACCCCTGACTTCCAAGCCTTGTTCCTGTTCTCAAGTGATCCAAATGATTTCTCAGGAAGAGGGGGTCTTCACTCAAGAGTTGGAGCAAATAAACAATGAAGATGGCATTGTCTATCCAGAGCCAGGCAATTGCCCTCCCCTTGATACCAG TGAGTTCCAGGCACAGGCCCTTCCCCATGGACCACTGGGTAGAGTGTACCCGAGTAGCAGAGGCACTGAGAAACACAGCCCTGATAGTGCCTGCTCTGTGGATTATAGCAGCAGCCGCCTCTCCAGCCCAGAGCATCCCAATGAAG ACTCTGAGAGCACAGAGCCCCTGAGTGTGGACGGAATCTCCTCAGACCTTGAAGAACCAgctgagggggaagaggaagaggaggaagcagaggaggATGGAGGAACTGGCTCTG GTGGCCCAGGCCGACCCCCAGAGAGGTCAGAACCTCAAAGCATATCATCCCGGTTCCTGTCACAGGTGCAGACACCTACACTCAG GGagctgtctctttcttcctcgaGACCAGTCCTACCCCAGAGACCCATCAGAGTGCTCCAGGCCTCCAGTGAGAAGCCTAGCAGTGGAGCCACCAGCCCCCCAGGAGTCCCACCAGAGGCAGAGCCGATTCCTGGTGGCTCTGACCCCCAGCCTGTGGCCCCTGTTCTCCGACGGCGCCGCCTGAACCTGGATAGCAGCTGGATACACAAGAAGACTGCCTTACCTGGCTCTGGCGGTGGCCTCCAGAAAGCCCAGTCGGTGCATAACCTAGTGTCACGAG ATGAGCCACCTCTACCTGGTCCAGTCCCCCTACAGCACAGTGACATCCAAGAAGGACTGGGCTCTCTAACCCAGGCTGACAGTCGTCCAACTCGGCCTCGTTCTTACCTGAACCCCACTACCAGCTCCATGGCTAAAATGTCTCGTAGCACCTCTGTGGGGGAAAACCTAGGCCAGGGGGAACTGGCTGAAACTCAGGTCCCCAACCCCATCAGGATCACATCCATCAGCAAACTGGCCCTGCCAAGCCGGGCTCACCTTGTTCTGGACATTCCCAAGCCACTGCCAGACCGGCCCAGCCTGGCTGCTTTCTCCCCTGGGGCAAAGGGCCGGGCCTCTTGTGAAGCTCAACAGCTTGGCTCCCCAGGGGGCCTGGGGAAAAAGTCAGCTACACCAGAGGGGCGGGCCTGCCTGGGGGAGGGCACCATTCTCACACCCAGGACAGAGTGCCAGGATCAACCTGGGCCCCAAAGCTCCTGTGCCCAGGAACTACCAGCCACATGCCTCCCCCGAGGGCCTGAGAACTTGCAGCCCCCATCCCCAGAGAAGACCCCCAGCCCCATGGAACCTTCCAGGCCAGGGGCTTCCCTGAGCCAGGACTCAG AACCAGTGCCGATGGTGAGCATGGAACAGTGCCAGCGCCTTGTGGCAGAGCTCCGGAGCAGCATGCACCAGGCTGTTCAACTGTATCGGTTG
- the MAPKBP1 gene encoding mitogen-activated protein kinase-binding protein 1 isoform X1 — MMSVEGSTITSRIKNLLRSPSIKLRRSKAGNRREDISTKVTLEKVLGITVSGGRGLACDPRSGLVAYPAGCVVVLFNPRKHKQHHILNSSRKTITALAFSPDGKYLVTGESGHMPAVRVWDVAERNQVAELQEHKYGVACVAFSPSAKYIVSVGYQHDMIVNVWSWKKNIVVASNKVSSRVMAVSFSEDCSYFVTAGNRHIKFWYLDDSKTSKVNTTVPLLGRSGLLGELRNNLFTDVACGRGKKADSTFCITSSGLLCEFSDRRLLDKWVELRNTDSFTTTVAHCISVSQDYIFCGCADGTVRLFNPSNLHFLSTLPRPHALGTDIASITEASRLFSGTADAKYPDTIALTFDPTNQWLSCVYNDHSLYVWDVRDPKKVGKVYSALYHSSCVWSVEVYPEVKDSNQACLPPSSFITCSSDNTIRLWNTESSGIHGSALHRNILSNDLIKIIYVDGNTQALLDTELPGGGDKSDGSLVDTRVGIRSVCISPNGQHLASGDRVGTLRVHELQSLSEMLRVEAHDSEILCLEYSKPDTGLKLLASASRDRLIHVLDAGREYSLQQTLDEHSSSITSVKFAASDGQVRMISCGADKSIYFRTAQKSGDGVQFTRTHHVVRKTTLYDMDVEPSWKYTAIGCQDRNIRIFNISSGKQKKLYKGSQGEDGTLIKVQTDPSGIYIATSCSDKNLSIFDFSSGECVATMYGHSEIVTGMKFSNDCKHLISVSGDSCIFVWRLSSEMTISMRQRLAELRQRQRGGKQQGLSSPRRASGLSRREAPPVLSPVPALSSDSDKDGEDEGTEEEELPALPILAKGAKKDPASARGPALPRSLSHWEMSRAQEGVEFLDPAPATSQGPRRRGRWAQPGVELSVRSMLDLRQLETLSSAPRPPSQESLAQESLTQAPPVLEKPSQQAPVDAHPSQNGGIPRPLTSKPCSCSQVIQMISQEEGVFTQELEQINNEDGIVYPEPGNCPPLDTSEFQAQALPHGPLGRVYPSSRGTEKHSPDSACSVDYSSSRLSSPEHPNEDSESTEPLSVDGISSDLEEPAEGEEEEEEAEEDGGTGSGGLQGGSPHTPDQEQFLRRHFETLANGAAPGGPGRPPERSEPQSISSRFLSQVQTPTLRELSLSSSRPVLPQRPIRVLQASSEKPSSGATSPPGVPPEAEPIPGGSDPQPVAPVLRRRRLNLDSSWIHKKTALPGSGGGLQKAQSVHNLVSRDEPPLPGPVPLQHSDIQEGLGSLTQADSRPTRPRSYLNPTTSSMAKMSRSTSVGENLGQGELAETQVPNPIRITSISKLALPSRAHLVLDIPKPLPDRPSLAAFSPGAKGRASCEAQQLGSPGGLGKKSATPEGRACLGEGTILTPRTECQDQPGPQSSCAQELPATCLPRGPENLQPPSPEKTPSPMEPSRPGASLSQDSEPVPMVSMEQCQRLVAELRSSMHQAVQLYRLVASTRTPSAEQSQIAQFLNDTFSSVRQELEALAGVMTASPSGSPSAVGTEQTQALLEQYSELLLQAVERRMERRL, encoded by the exons GTAACCTTGGAGAAGGTGCTGGGAATAACAGTGTCTGGAGGCAGAGGACTGGCTTGTGACCCCCGGTCAGGTCTGGTTGCATACCCTGCTGG ATGTGTAGTTGTTTTATTCAATCCCCGGAAGCACAAACAGCACCACATCCTCAACAGTTCCAG GAAAACCATCACTGCTCTTGCCTTCTCTCCAGATGGCAAGTACCTGGTCACTGGAGAG AGTGGGCACATGCCTGCTGTCCGTGTGTGGGATGTGGCTGAGCGTAACCAGGTGGCAGAACTACAAGAACACAAGTATGGCGTGGCCTGTGTGGCTTTTTCCCCCAGCGCCAAGTACATTGTCTCCGTGGGCTATCAGCATGACATGATTGTCAATGTCTGGTCCTGGAAG AAAAACATCGTGGTAGCTTCCAACAAGGTTTCAAGTCGAGTGATGGCTGTGTCCTTTTCTGAGGACTGCAGCTACTTTGTTACTGCTGGCAACCGGCACATCAAATTCTGGTACCTGGATGACAGTAAGACTTCAAAG GTGAATACCACAGTGCCCTTGCTGGGCCGCTCAGGGCTGCTGGGAGAGCTTCGGAACAATCTTTTTACTGATGTGGCATGTGGCCGAGGCAAGAAAGCAGACAGCACTTTCTGCATCACCTCTTCTGGGCTGCTGTGTGAATTTAGTGATCGAAGGCTATTGGACAAATGGGTGGAACTCCGG AATACAGACAGCTTCACA ACAACAGTGGCCCACTGCATTTCGGTCAGCCAAGACTACATCTTCTGTGGCTGTGCTGATGGGACCGTGCGTCTGTTCAACCCCTCTAATCTTCACTTCCTCAGTACACTGCCCCGGCCCCATGCCCTGGGGACTGACATCGCCAGCATCACCGAAGCTAG CCGCCTCTTCTCTGGTACAGCTGATGCCAAGTACCCAGACACCATTGCCCTGACCTTTGATCCTACTAATCAGTGGCTGTCTTGCGTATACAATGACCATAGCCTCTATGTATGGGATGTAAGGGACCCCAAGAAAGTGGGCAAAGTGTACTCAGCCCTTTACCATTCTTCTTGCGTCTGGAGTGTGGAG GTATACCCTGAGGTAAAGGACAGTAACCAAGCCTGCCTGCCCCCCAGCTCCTTCATCACCTGCTCCTCAGATAATACTATCCGCCTGTGGAACACGGAGAGCTCAGGCATCCATGGCTCTGCACTACACCGCAACATCCTCAGTAAT GACCTGATCAAGATCATCTATGTGGATGGGAACACCCAGGCCCTGCTGGACACAGAGCTGCCAGGGGGTGGAGACAAATCCGATGGGTCATTGGTAGATACCCGTGTTGGAATCCGTTCTGTTTGCATCAGCCCCAATGGGCAGCACCTGGCATCAGGGGACCGGGTAGGGACGCTTAG GGTACATGAACTGCAGTCCCTGAGTGAGATGCTGCGGGTCGAGGCCCATGACTCAGAGATTCTTTGCCTGGAATATTCTAAGCCAGACACAG GTTTAAAGCTGCTGGCCTCAGCAAGCAGAGACCGTCTTATCCATGTACTGGATGCTGGCCGGGAATATAGTTTGCAGCAGACGCTGGACGAACATTCTTCTTCTATCACTTCAGTCAAGTTTGCGG CAAGTGATGGACAGGTCCGCATGATCAGCTGTGGAGCAGACAAGAGCATCTACTTCCGTACTGCACAGAAG TCTGGAGATGGGGTGCAATTTACACGGACGCACCATGTGGTGCGAAAGACAACCCTGTATGACATGGATGTGGAACCCAGCTGGAAATACACAGCCATTGGCTGCCAGGACAGAAATATTAG gATCTTTAATATCAGCAGTGGGAAGCAGAAGAAACTCTACAAAGGGTCCCAGGGGGAGGATGGGACCCTCATCAAG GTTCAAACGGACCCCTCGGGCATCTATATTGCTACCAGCTGTTCAGACAAGAACCTCTCCATTTTTGATTTCTCCTCGGGAGAGTGTGTAGCTACCATGTATGGCCATTCAG AGATTGTCACTGGCATGAAGTTCAGCAATGACTGCAAACATCTCATCTCTGTATCAGGAGACAG CTGCATCTTTGTGTGGCGCTTGAGCTCCGAGATGACCATCAGCATGCGGCAACGTTTGGCTGAGCTTCGGCAACGCCAGCGAGGGGGCAAGCAGCAGGGGCTGTCATCCCCTCGAAGGGCCTCTGGACTCAGCCG TCGAGAGGCCCCTCCAGTGCTTTCTCCAGTACCAGCCCTTTCCTCAGACAGTGACAAAGATGGGGAAGATGAGGGCACTGAGGAAGAAGAGCTGCCAGCTTTGCCCATTCTTGCCAAGGGCGCCAAGAAAGATCCAG CTTCAGCTCGAGGTCCAGCCCTGCCCCGAAGCCTGTCCCACTGGGAAATGAGTCGG GCTCAGGAGGGAGTAGAATTCCTGGACCCAGCTCCTGCCACCAGCCAAGGTCCCCGAAGACGAGGACGGTGGGCCCAGCCAGGTGTAGAACTAAGCGTCCGCTCCATGTTGGACCTTAGGCAGTTGGAGACACTGTCCTCAGCACCTCGGCCACCCAGCCAGGAATCTCTGGCACAGGAGTCCCTGACTCAGGCCCCGCCTGTCCTGGAGAAACCTAGCCAACAGGCCCCTGTGGATGCCCATCCCAGCCAG AATGGCGGTATTCCCCGACCCCTGACTTCCAAGCCTTGTTCCTGTTCTCAAGTGATCCAAATGATTTCTCAGGAAGAGGGGGTCTTCACTCAAGAGTTGGAGCAAATAAACAATGAAGATGGCATTGTCTATCCAGAGCCAGGCAATTGCCCTCCCCTTGATACCAG TGAGTTCCAGGCACAGGCCCTTCCCCATGGACCACTGGGTAGAGTGTACCCGAGTAGCAGAGGCACTGAGAAACACAGCCCTGATAGTGCCTGCTCTGTGGATTATAGCAGCAGCCGCCTCTCCAGCCCAGAGCATCCCAATGAAG ACTCTGAGAGCACAGAGCCCCTGAGTGTGGACGGAATCTCCTCAGACCTTGAAGAACCAgctgagggggaagaggaagaggaggaagcagaggaggATGGAGGAACTGGCTCTGGTGGGCTTCAGGGAGGCAGCCCCCATACTCCTGACCAGGAACAGTTCCTCAGACGGCACTTTGAGACCCTAGCCAATGGGGCTGCTCCAG GTGGCCCAGGCCGACCCCCAGAGAGGTCAGAACCTCAAAGCATATCATCCCGGTTCCTGTCACAGGTGCAGACACCTACACTCAG GGagctgtctctttcttcctcgaGACCAGTCCTACCCCAGAGACCCATCAGAGTGCTCCAGGCCTCCAGTGAGAAGCCTAGCAGTGGAGCCACCAGCCCCCCAGGAGTCCCACCAGAGGCAGAGCCGATTCCTGGTGGCTCTGACCCCCAGCCTGTGGCCCCTGTTCTCCGACGGCGCCGCCTGAACCTGGATAGCAGCTGGATACACAAGAAGACTGCCTTACCTGGCTCTGGCGGTGGCCTCCAGAAAGCCCAGTCGGTGCATAACCTAGTGTCACGAG ATGAGCCACCTCTACCTGGTCCAGTCCCCCTACAGCACAGTGACATCCAAGAAGGACTGGGCTCTCTAACCCAGGCTGACAGTCGTCCAACTCGGCCTCGTTCTTACCTGAACCCCACTACCAGCTCCATGGCTAAAATGTCTCGTAGCACCTCTGTGGGGGAAAACCTAGGCCAGGGGGAACTGGCTGAAACTCAGGTCCCCAACCCCATCAGGATCACATCCATCAGCAAACTGGCCCTGCCAAGCCGGGCTCACCTTGTTCTGGACATTCCCAAGCCACTGCCAGACCGGCCCAGCCTGGCTGCTTTCTCCCCTGGGGCAAAGGGCCGGGCCTCTTGTGAAGCTCAACAGCTTGGCTCCCCAGGGGGCCTGGGGAAAAAGTCAGCTACACCAGAGGGGCGGGCCTGCCTGGGGGAGGGCACCATTCTCACACCCAGGACAGAGTGCCAGGATCAACCTGGGCCCCAAAGCTCCTGTGCCCAGGAACTACCAGCCACATGCCTCCCCCGAGGGCCTGAGAACTTGCAGCCCCCATCCCCAGAGAAGACCCCCAGCCCCATGGAACCTTCCAGGCCAGGGGCTTCCCTGAGCCAGGACTCAG AACCAGTGCCGATGGTGAGCATGGAACAGTGCCAGCGCCTTGTGGCAGAGCTCCGGAGCAGCATGCACCAGGCTGTTCAACTGTATCGGTTG